In Temnothorax longispinosus isolate EJ_2023e chromosome 2, Tlon_JGU_v1, whole genome shotgun sequence, one DNA window encodes the following:
- the Pgm1 gene encoding phosphoglucomutase, giving the protein MTATSVTSLTVSTRVYEGQKPGTSGLRKAVKVFQQEHYTENFVQAILHALGDQLTGCTLVVGGDGRFYGREAVAKIIRIAAANGVGKLIVGQNGILSTPAVSTIIRKYKTQGGIVLTASHNPGGPDADFGIKFNCDNGGPAPDNVTNKIYELTKTLQSYKIIPDIGVDIDKVQSTSVEVDGRPFIVDIIDSVNDYVELMKEIFDFASIRKLLQGNADKPAFKVLINSMNGVTGPYVKRIFSTELGVDDTCLVNIKPLEDFGGLHPDPNLTYAKDLVNAMKEGPYDFGAAFDGDGDRNMILGKKAFFVTPSDSLAVLAANLKLIPYFQKTGVKGYARSMPTAAAVDRVAAKDGVKFFEVPTGWKYFGNLMDVGDLSICGEESFGTGSDHIREKDGIWACLAWLNVIAGRGKSVEDILLDHWKVYGRNFFTRYDYENCDSASADKMMQSIEALIQKPDFIGRKLQREGKEYVVKQADNYSYTDPVDGSKATKQGLRILFADGSRIIFRLSGTGSSGATIRMYIDSYENDPAIFVKDAQLVLKPLINIALELTELRQHTGRDAPTVIT; this is encoded by the exons ATGACCGCGACGTCGGTGACGAGCCTGACGGTGAGCACCCGGGTGTACGAGGGCCAGAAGCCGGGCACCTCGGGCCTGCGGAAGGCCGTCAAGGTCTTCCAGCAGGAGCACTACACGGAGAACTTCGTGCAGGCGATACTGCACGCCCTGGGCGATCAGCTGACCGGCTGCACCCTCGTCGTCGGCGGCGACGGACGGTTTTACGGGAGGGAGGCGGTGGCGAAGATCATCCGGATCGCCGCGGCAAACGGG gtAGGGAAGTTAATAGTTGGTCAAAATGGCATTCTCTCGACGCCAGCAGTGTCGACTATAATACGAAAGTATAAAACGCAAGGTGGGATTGTCTTAACTGCGTCGCACAATCCTGGTGGTCCCGATGCCGACTTTggcattaaatttaattgcgacAACGGCGGCCCTGCTCCGGATAACGTGACGAACAAAATCTACGAGCTCACCAAAACGCTCCAATCTTACAAAATTATTCCTGACATTGGGGTAGATATTGATAAAGTACAGAGTACCTCTGTTGAAGTCGATGGCAGACCATTTATCGTCGATATAATTGATTCTGTGAACGATTATGTGGAGCTTATGAAGGAGATTTTTGATTTTGCGAGTATTAGAAAATTGTTGCAAGGCAATGCGGATAAGCCAGCGTTTAAGGTTCTCATAAACTCAATGAATGGAG TTACGGGGCCGTACGTGAAGCGAATATTTAGCACCGAATTAGGCGTCGATGACACATGCTTAGTGAATATAAAGCCGTTAGAAGATTTCGGTGGTTTACACCCCGATCCAAATTTAACTTATGCCAAAGATTTAGTGAATGCTATGAAGGAAGGACCGTACGACTTTGGTGCAGCTTTCGATGGGGACGGAGACAGAAATATG ATCTTGGGCAAGAAAGCCTTTTTCGTCACTCCTTCCGATTCCTTAGCGGTATTAGCTGctaatctaaaattaattccGTATTTCCAAAAGACTGGCGTTAAAGGATATGCTAGATCAATGCCAACGGCTGCAGCTGTTGATAGAGTCGCCGCTAAAGACGGGGTAAAATTCTTCGAGGTTCCTACTGGATGGAAATACTTTG GAAACCTTATGGATGTTGGAGATCTGTCGATATGCGGAGAGGAAAGTTTCGGCACCGGTTCCGATCATATCCGCGAAAAAGATGGAATCTGGGCATGCCTGGCGTGGCTCAATGTAATTGCGGGACGAGGAAAATCCGTGGAGGATATTTTATTGGATCACTGGAAAGTTTATGGAAGAAATTTCTTTACTAG GTACGATTATGAAAATTGCGATTCCGCGAGCGCGGATAAAATGATGCAGAGTATCGAAGCCCTGATTCAGAAGCCAGATTTTATCGGCAGAAAGCTGCAGCGCGAAGGTAAAGAGTATGTTGTTAAGCAGGCGGACAATTACTCCTATACGGATCCTGTCGATGGTAGCAAAGCTACGAAACAG GGATTACGGATATTGTTTGCGGATGGCTCCCGGATAATATTCCGCTTATCCGGAACGGGAAGTTCTGGTGCCACTATCCGTATGTATATCGATAGTTACGAGAATGATCCGGCTATTTTCGTGAAAGACGCACAACTGGTCTTAAAaccattaattaatatcgcgtTAGAATTAACCGAACTTCGTCAGCATACTGGTCGCGACGCGCCTACTGTGATTACATAA